CTGCACGCGCGACCGGATGAGCTCGGCGATCCGCCGCGGCGAGCCCAGCAGCCGTCGAGCGCCGGTCACATCCAGGAACGCCTCGTCGATACTCAGCGGCTCCACCAGCGGCGTCACGTCGCGGAAGATGTCCATCACCTTGGCGGAGTACTCGGTGTACCGCTCGTAGTGCGGCGGCAGGATGATCGCGTTCGGGCAGAGCCGGAGCGCCTGCGACATCGGCATGGCGCTGCGCACGCCGTAGCGCCGGGCCTCGTAGGTCGCACTCGTGACGACCCCGCGGCCGCCCGCATGGCCGACGATCGCCGGCTTGCCGCGGGCGTCCGGGCGTTCGAGCAGCTCGACCGAGGCGAAGAACGCATCCATGTCGACGTGCAGGATGCCGGCCTCGGAGTCGTCGACGTCGGCCGCGCTGACCTGCCGCTGGCTTCCATCCGCTCGTCCCACCCCTCCAGCTTCTCACCTGCCGCCGACACCGGCGCCGAACGGGGATACGTTTGAACCATGGAATTCAGGTACCTCGGCAACAGCGGACTCAAGATCTCCGAGATCATCTACGGCAACTGGCTCACCCACGGCTCGCAGGTCGAGAACGACATCGCGACGCAGTGCGTGCACGCCGCCCTCGACGCGGGCATCACCACCTTCGACACGGCGGACGCGTATGCGAACACGGTCGCGGAGCAGGTGCTCGGCGACGCCCTGAAGAACCAGCGCCGCGCCTCCCTCGAGATCTTCACCAAGGTCTACTGGCCCACTGGGCCGAAGGGCCACAACGACGTCGGGCTCTCCCGCAAGCACATCCTCGAGTCGATCGACGGCTCGCTGCAGCGGCTCGGAACCGACTACGTCGACCTCTACCAGGCGCACCGCTACGACAGCGAGACGCCGCTCGAAGAGACGATGCAGGCGTTCGCCGACGTCGTCCGCTCGGGGAAGGCGCTCTACATCGGTGTCAGCGAGTGGACGGCCGACCAGCTGCGCGCGGGACACGCGCTCGCGAAGGAGCTCGGCATCCAGCTCATCTCGAACCAGCCGCAGTACTCGATGCTGTGGCGCGTCATCGAGA
This region of Leifsonia sp. fls2-241-R2A-40a genomic DNA includes:
- a CDS encoding aldo/keto reductase family protein: MEFRYLGNSGLKISEIIYGNWLTHGSQVENDIATQCVHAALDAGITTFDTADAYANTVAEQVLGDALKNQRRASLEIFTKVYWPTGPKGHNDVGLSRKHILESIDGSLQRLGTDYVDLYQAHRYDSETPLEETMQAFADVVRSGKALYIGVSEWTADQLRAGHALAKELGIQLISNQPQYSMLWRVIEKQVIPTSGELGISQIVWSPVAQGVLTGKYKPGQQAPEGSRAADDKGGADAIRSFMREDVLTAVQGLQPIADELGITMAQLAVAWVLQNQNVSGAIVGASRPEQVRSNAEAAGIRLTGDIMGRIDEAVGDVAQTDPELTTSPSKRPA